The Podospora pseudopauciseta strain CBS 411.78 chromosome 2 map unlocalized CBS411.78m_2, whole genome shotgun sequence genome has a window encoding:
- a CDS encoding uncharacterized protein (COG:S; EggNog:ENOG503NWP5), whose product MVQAKLDTAPQKARSKQTASKPKRRRQTPEQHKLKPNPNNEKVIISPSELTHYQLILDIFTRTFNETLTDADFSKNLQTLKQSLFDRDFATAFTNTPSNLPIYSARWSPPRALAYSSIFTSLSRYLPRLYSPTNTLPCLAIGGCSAELAAFASALTLLPGSPSGSLTLLDSAPWSEVLTNLSTSLTSPPPISKYASKLTVQQPPFIPAEKLTYTFLQQDALTTPFNKLFSSDTPQLVTLFFTLNELFTSSGIGKTTSFLLNLSSAISLGSLLLVVDSPGSYSETTVGTSHKKYPMAWLLDKILSSVCPDVKPSETPEGRIKWKKLESHESIWFRLPEGELDYPIGLENMRYQMHLYKAVDPADPEKEESGEEEGDDDEE is encoded by the coding sequence ATGGTCCAAGCAAAGCTGGATACCGCCCCTCAAAAGGCACGGTCAAAACAAACAGCGTCAAAACCAAAGCGAAGACGTCAAACCCCAGAGCAACACAAGCTCAAACCAAACCCCAACAATGAAAAGGTCATCATCTCACCTTCGGAGCTAACACACTACCAACTCATCCTCGATATCTTCACCCGAACCTTCAACGAAACTCTCACCGATGCCGACTTCAGCAAGAACCTGCAAACCCTCAAGCAATCCCTCTTTGACCGGGACTTCGCCACGGCCTTCACgaacaccccctccaacctcccaatcTACTCAGCCCGCTGGTCACCCCCACGAGCTCTGGCCTACTCATCCATCTTCACCTCCTTATCCCGCTACCTCCCCAGACTCTACTCacccaccaacaccctcccctgcCTCGCCATAGGAGGCTGCTCCGCCGAACTGGCCGCCTTTGCCTcagccctcaccctccttccTGGTTCCCCCTCCGGCAGCCTCACCCTCTTGGACTCTGCCCCATGGAGTGAAGTTCTCACCAACTTATCAACCTCCCTTACGAGCCCCCCCCCAATATCAAAATACGCCTCCAAACTCACCGTCCAACAACCACCCTTTATCCCCGCCGAGAAGCTCACCTACACCTTCCTCCAACAAGacgccctcaccacccccttcaacaAGCTTTTCTCCTCTGACACCCCCCAACTGGTaaccctcttcttcaccctcaacgaactcttcacctcctccggcatAGGAAAAACAACCTctttcctcctcaatctctcctccgccatctcGTTAGGTTCGCTCCTCCTAGTGGTCGACAGTCCGGGGTCCTACTCCGAAACAACCGTGGGAACCTCTCACAAGAAATACCCCATGGCGTGGTTGCTCGACAAGATTCTCTCGTCAGTCTGTCCGGACGTCAAGCCTTCAGAAACGCCCGAGGGGAGGATAAAGtggaagaagctcgagaGCCACGAGTCGATTTGGTTCAGGTTGCCAGAGGGGGAGCTGGACTACCCTATCGGGCTGGAGAATATGCGGTACCAGATGCACCTGTACAAGGCTGTGGATCCCGCTGATccagaaaaggaggagagtggtgaggaggagggtgatgatgatgaagagtga